Genomic DNA from Kluyveromyces lactis strain NRRL Y-1140 chromosome C complete sequence:
TACACACAAATAGCAAGCAGCAAATCCACTGTTTTTATCGCCCTGTTGGCAAAATTCATTACAGTTATCGTGCACGTACAGCAAAGAATCTCCTTTTgcatttttttgtttcgggaacttcatttcaattgCTAACAAAATAGAACAAACGATTTTCCGAAATAGGTGTGTCATATTTTCCATTCGATAGTCTTTTCTTCGTTTCGTAGCGATAGGTGAAGCTCTGTAAAGATTGTACCTCCCTATCAGCTCGCTCAACTAATCTAACGGAAATAACATCGGGTAGACCCAGTTCCTTCCCTCTCCTCTATTCTGAAACACGAATTTACCTTTGGTCCCGcctttgaaaatattcGTGTGATAAAAACGCATAGAACTTATCCGGAAGTAAgacagaaaaagaagcttcGAACCAAAAGAAGCCTCGAACCAAAAGAGTTTTGCCTGAAAACCAAGCGGTTTCACTTTCTACAGATCGACCTTCCTTGCACGCTTTCACCGCAAGCAACAGTACCTACACGACGTACTTCCGATTTATTCGAGCAGAGATATTGATAGCCTTTGTTTTTTGTCGTTaagatttgaaaacaaaaaaaaaggatttTCCCAATTACTTTCCCACAGAAAAAGTCGTGCAATAAAGATTCGTACACTTGTTCCCCTAAAAGCGTCGTATACGATTTTCCCTTGACACCAATATAGTTAGtacaagagaagaaataattACTCTCAGTGCTGAACAAACTCGGAGATAGGACTATCGCACAATCAAAGTAATACAGGTTGGTGTCGTCTTCCTCATATATTCATTTGGTTGAAGTACTTGAGCTTACATTggtttttttgttgttcaCTTTCAGGCTGACATCTTGGCATGCTTTCTGTTCCTAAACCTCCAACTGAACCTAATACTGGAGGAACACCCTTGAGAAGAGGCCACAGACATAAAAGATCGTTTGCAATTTCGGGTGACTTTGAATTCTTAAAAAAGGACCCTCTTCGAGACGCGacttttccaattggttcaGAAGCCAATTATGCGGTGGATTCTAGAGACGCAACTCCAGTGTCTGTGTGTGATGTAGCAGAGTTGAAGACAGACCTGACGTTTAATACAGCTAGATCTGCATCTACTCACTTTTTAACAAGCCCCAGATTCTTTATCACCGAAGAACCAAAATTCACTGGTGGATTCAAAGACGTTCCGGACGCCATAATCAATTTGGACGATGCGTTGAAAACGCGGCCCAGATCATTCAAATCACATAGACGCACAGAATCTGCTCCAGCAGACCTTCAACTTTCGTTCAACCTTGAAAGAAAGCTAAAAATCACAGAAGAGCAAGtggcagaagaagaagaggaggaTGCTAATGCAACCTTACTTCAAATGAAGAGTCCGGAGAACTCTTCTACTGAAAGTTTCCCTGATAAAGAAACTTCAGACCTAGCACCTCCAAACTCGACAATGCTACTATCACCTTTAAGGGCTAGATGTCCATCGCCAGTGGCCTCAAGAGACTCTCCCAGTAAAATTTCTGGATACAACACTCTCAAGATAAACAAGCAAAAGGAGCGGTACTATAACTATTACAATAAACAAATACCGTCCAATGGATCTGGATCCAGTACGATTGCTCACCAAACATCTG
This window encodes:
- a CDS encoding uncharacterized protein (some similarities with uniprot|P25579 Saccharomyces cerevisiae YCL051W LRE1 Protein involved in control of cell wall structure and stress response inhibits Cbk1p protein kinase activity overproduction confers resistance to cell-wall degrading enzymes); translated protein: MLSVPKPPTEPNTGGTPLRRGHRHKRSFAISGDFEFLKKDPLRDATFPIGSEANYAVDSRDATPVSVCDVAELKTDLTFNTARSASTHFLTSPRFFITEEPKFTGGFKDVPDAIINLDDALKTRPRSFKSHRRTESAPADLQLSFNLERKLKITEEQVAEEEEEDANATLLQMKSPENSSTESFPDKETSDLAPPNSTMLLSPLRARCPSPVASRDSPSKISGYNTLKINKQKERYYNYYNKQIPSNGSGSSTIAHQTSAMSLSSESSLSNRQLSTPNTPVSASHGHGRKLTPRNKPFKYETQIYDIRQNNQDSELPRRSTVSTIESNDASFSRRRPSTSQSLSSTAPQLTQDVLLGQPGDSIEISNGQCDIFQEQVKLTQTNSKRKTERECSKHSSSRSISDPSHNIQAKPHTLLNSSEKKKKHGRFNIISSLFTRSKR